The Yoonia sp. SS1-5 genome contains a region encoding:
- a CDS encoding flagellar basal body-associated FliL family protein, with amino-acid sequence MMKLLLPLILLLLGVGGGVAAGLVLKPAPTETAEEGEDAPGEDKATAEKPPAADESTGDKEYAKLNNQFIVPVIENGAVAAMVVMSLSVEVEAGARTTVFAVEPKLRDGFLQVMFDHANIGGFSGNFTSGTNMRALRSELQRVARTIAGPQVTDVLIVDILRQDS; translated from the coding sequence ATGATGAAATTGTTGTTGCCGCTAATTCTGCTTTTGTTGGGCGTGGGTGGTGGTGTTGCCGCGGGGCTGGTATTGAAACCTGCCCCCACCGAAACAGCAGAAGAAGGCGAGGATGCGCCGGGTGAAGATAAGGCGACAGCTGAAAAACCCCCAGCTGCAGACGAATCCACCGGCGACAAGGAATATGCCAAGCTGAACAATCAATTTATCGTTCCAGTCATCGAAAACGGCGCGGTGGCTGCGATGGTTGTGATGTCTCTGAGTGTCGAGGTCGAGGCTGGCGCGCGTACAACCGTTTTCGCGGTCGAGCCCAAACTGCGGGACGGGTTCCTGCAGGTCATGTTTGATCACGCCAATATCGGCGGATTTTCCGGGAATTTCACGTCAGGGACCAACATGCGGGCATTGCGCAGTGAATTGCAGCGCGTCGCGCGGACCATCGCGGGCCCGCAGGTCACAGATGTCTTGATCGTGGATATCTTGCGTCAGGATTCGTAG
- the flgH gene encoding flagellar basal body L-ring protein FlgH, translated as MLHGKALKKAIASLALLLVCGCSSTPVGKPPPFSPMDRAIERNAMIDPGTPAAIQATALAPSSRASLWTGARGSLLGDRRAMQRGDIMTVVIEIDDRAEISNSTDRSRSASQQAGIPQLLGIPQRIDPRLPEGASSADLVDLSSSSSTSGDGSVRRNEKLTLRVAATIIDVLPNGVLAIVGQQEVRVNFELRELMVTGYVRPEDITRQNEITYDKIASARISYGGRGQITDMQQPRYGQQILEATLPF; from the coding sequence ATGTTGCACGGTAAGGCGTTGAAGAAGGCTATCGCATCTCTTGCCCTGCTTCTTGTTTGCGGATGCAGCAGCACCCCTGTGGGAAAACCGCCACCATTTTCACCGATGGATCGGGCGATTGAACGCAATGCAATGATTGATCCCGGCACTCCGGCTGCCATTCAGGCGACTGCGCTGGCCCCATCATCGCGCGCATCGCTATGGACGGGTGCGCGCGGATCACTGCTGGGTGATCGTCGGGCCATGCAGCGCGGCGATATCATGACAGTGGTTATCGAAATCGACGACCGGGCCGAGATTTCCAACTCGACCGACAGATCCAGGTCGGCATCTCAGCAGGCCGGGATTCCACAACTCCTGGGCATTCCACAACGGATTGATCCGCGGTTGCCTGAAGGCGCGTCATCGGCCGACCTCGTCGACCTTAGCTCGTCCAGTTCAACCTCGGGCGATGGCAGCGTGCGTCGCAATGAAAAACTGACCCTTCGGGTGGCCGCAACGATCATTGATGTGCTGCCGAATGGCGTTCTTGCAATTGTCGGTCAGCAAGAGGTGCGGGTCAATTTCGAACTGCGCGAGTTGATGGTCACTGGCTATGTCAGGCCAGAAGACATCACCCGCCAGAATGAAATCACCTATGACAAGATTGCCTCTGCGCGGATTTCATATGGGGGCCGTGGCCAGATCACTGACATGCAGCAGCCACGCTACGGTCAGCAAATCCTCGAAGCCACCCTGCCGTTTTGA
- the flgA gene encoding flagellar basal body P-ring formation chaperone FlgA, translating into MRWAVLLWLLIPGASFADTVVAARTIPAQSLIMPDDIVMHERDIPGGVKDPATIIGMEARVALYAGRPIRPGDVGFPAVVERNQIIFLHYQRNGLMISTEGRALGRGGPGDIIRVMNLSSRSTVTAQIGTDGAGYVAR; encoded by the coding sequence ATGAGGTGGGCGGTTCTTCTTTGGCTTTTGATACCTGGCGCATCCTTCGCGGACACAGTGGTCGCTGCCCGGACCATCCCCGCACAATCGCTAATCATGCCCGATGACATCGTCATGCACGAGCGGGATATTCCGGGCGGGGTCAAGGACCCTGCAACCATTATCGGCATGGAGGCGCGCGTGGCGCTTTACGCCGGTCGGCCCATTCGTCCCGGCGATGTCGGTTTTCCGGCAGTGGTCGAACGAAACCAGATCATTTTTTTGCACTATCAGCGCAACGGTCTGATGATTTCGACAGAAGGCAGGGCGCTGGGCCGCGGCGGTCCGGGTGACATCATCCGGGTGATGAACCTCAGCTCGCGCAGTACGGTCACGGCACAGATTGGCACGGATGGGGCGGGTTATGTTGCACGGTAA
- the flgG gene encoding flagellar basal-body rod protein FlgG: MRALKIAAAGMSAQQMRVEVISNNLANMNTTGYNARRAEFADLHYQQLARPGTINASDGTVLPTGVQLGLGVRSSAISVMLSQGSLAATGGDLDLAIEGDGYLEVTLPSGVSAYTRDGGLKLTGDGQIVTSDGYPVVPDITIPRDTRSISINAEGEVYGYFNDQVQPQLLGQFSLAGFTNAKGLAAIGSNLFLETPASGPSAVATPGTDGLGVLRQGYLEDSSVDPVREVTDLIEAQRGYELNSKVITAADQMLSAMVQLR, from the coding sequence ATGCGTGCCTTGAAAATAGCTGCCGCTGGTATGTCGGCGCAACAAATGCGGGTTGAGGTGATTTCAAACAACCTCGCCAATATGAATACGACTGGCTACAACGCCCGCCGGGCGGAGTTTGCCGATCTTCACTATCAACAACTTGCCCGGCCAGGAACGATCAATGCATCCGACGGGACGGTGCTGCCCACCGGCGTTCAGCTTGGACTCGGGGTCCGGTCCAGCGCAATTTCCGTGATGCTGAGCCAGGGATCGCTGGCGGCAACTGGCGGTGATCTCGACCTCGCGATCGAGGGTGATGGTTATCTGGAAGTAACCCTGCCGTCGGGCGTTTCGGCCTACACGCGTGATGGCGGGCTGAAATTGACCGGCGACGGACAGATTGTAACGTCCGATGGGTATCCGGTTGTGCCAGATATCACCATTCCACGCGACACCCGCTCCATTTCCATCAATGCAGAGGGGGAGGTTTATGGCTACTTCAACGATCAGGTGCAGCCACAACTGCTCGGCCAATTCTCCCTGGCAGGCTTTACCAATGCCAAGGGGCTAGCGGCGATTGGGTCCAATCTGTTCCTTGAAACACCGGCTTCCGGGCCATCGGCGGTCGCGACGCCCGGCACGGATGGTCTGGGGGTCCTTCGGCAAGGATATCTGGAAGACAGCTCTGTCGACCCGGTGCGCGAGGTGACCGATCTGATTGAGGCGCAGCGCGGGTACGAGCTGAATTCAAAGGTGATCACAGCTGCGGATCAGATGCTTAGCGCAATGGTCCAGCTAAGATGA
- a CDS encoding flagellar hook-basal body complex protein: protein MDNASYTALTRQSGLMNELRTLANNIANTSTTGFRAEGVMFSEHVKALGPDASSLSMATAAVRDTVMQQGSLSQTGGRFDLAIEGDGFFLVESPNGQRLTRAGAFGPNENGDLVTADGYPVLDAGGAPVFVPQGVGQIGIGPDGTISAGGQPIGQIGLVVPVDPNQMIREGGVMFDARGGFEPALDGRMLQGFLEDSNVNPILQVSRMIEVQRAYELGQSFMDKEDERIRSVIQAIRR, encoded by the coding sequence ATGGATAACGCATCATATACCGCGCTCACCCGGCAATCGGGCTTGATGAACGAGTTGCGGACACTCGCCAACAATATTGCGAACACATCAACGACGGGGTTCCGGGCCGAGGGCGTTATGTTTTCCGAACATGTCAAAGCGCTTGGGCCGGATGCAAGTTCGCTTTCAATGGCGACTGCGGCGGTGCGCGATACCGTGATGCAGCAGGGCAGCCTGTCGCAAACCGGTGGTCGGTTTGACCTTGCGATTGAGGGGGACGGGTTCTTTCTGGTCGAAAGCCCAAATGGGCAGCGGCTGACCCGCGCGGGTGCGTTCGGCCCAAATGAAAACGGCGATCTGGTGACGGCGGATGGCTATCCTGTTCTGGATGCGGGCGGTGCCCCGGTTTTTGTACCGCAGGGCGTTGGTCAAATCGGGATTGGACCCGACGGAACGATCAGTGCCGGCGGCCAGCCGATTGGACAGATCGGGTTGGTTGTACCGGTCGATCCCAACCAGATGATCCGCGAAGGCGGCGTGATGTTTGACGCCCGTGGCGGTTTTGAACCTGCCCTGGATGGCCGGATGCTGCAGGGCTTTTTGGAAGATTCCAACGTCAATCCGATCTTGCAGGTCAGCCGCATGATCGAGGTGCAGCGCGCCTATGAGCTGGGCCAAAGTTTTATGGACAAAGAGGATGAGCGCATTCGCAGCGTCATCCAGGCAATTCGCCGATAA
- a CDS encoding flagellar biosynthetic protein FliQ, whose product MDEALFYDTLRQGLWVAFVISIPILTVALMAGLIVGLFQALTSIQEMTLTFVPKLAAIVAVFWLSMAFMSETLVSLFKDTLVPIIAGG is encoded by the coding sequence ATGGATGAGGCGCTTTTCTACGACACGTTGCGGCAGGGCCTGTGGGTCGCGTTTGTGATTTCCATCCCGATCCTGACAGTTGCGTTGATGGCTGGTCTGATCGTGGGCCTATTTCAGGCGCTGACCTCAATTCAGGAAATGACGCTGACATTTGTCCCCAAGCTGGCTGCAATCGTCGCTGTTTTCTGGCTGAGCATGGCCTTCATGTCCGAAACCCTGGTGAGCTTGTTCAAGGACACGCTCGTCCCGATCATAGCCGGAGGCTGA
- the fliE gene encoding flagellar hook-basal body complex protein FliE, with the protein MDISALVAQNYAASKSVTSPAETGGGAAIMGASQDFMSTLKASEATAMQAMTSGADPHALVQALAQTELAVQTAVTVRDKVVEAYQEILRMPV; encoded by the coding sequence ATGGATATTAGCGCTCTTGTCGCCCAGAATTATGCGGCTAGTAAATCAGTAACGTCGCCCGCTGAAACTGGTGGTGGCGCCGCTATTATGGGTGCGTCACAGGATTTCATGTCGACCCTCAAGGCAAGCGAGGCAACGGCAATGCAGGCCATGACCAGCGGTGCTGATCCGCATGCGCTGGTCCAGGCCTTGGCACAAACCGAACTGGCCGTGCAGACCGCGGTTACCGTGCGGGACAAGGTGGTTGAGGCCTATCAAGAGATTTTGCGTATGCCCGTCTGA
- the flgC gene encoding flagellar basal body rod protein FlgC → MTDFSNAMSVAASGMKAQASRLRHVSENIANTDTPGYQRKVISFEEEVAQGMRSGAVVTGPMRLDQTELTRIYDPANPLADASGHYDGSNVNLLVEIADAREAQRSYEANLKMFDQVRQMSSALMDLLRN, encoded by the coding sequence ATGACTGATTTCAGTAACGCCATGTCGGTTGCCGCAAGCGGGATGAAGGCGCAAGCCAGTCGCCTGCGGCACGTATCGGAAAATATCGCAAATACCGATACGCCGGGGTATCAGCGCAAGGTCATATCCTTCGAGGAAGAAGTGGCACAAGGCATGCGGTCAGGCGCCGTCGTCACCGGCCCGATGCGCCTGGATCAAACCGAACTGACACGCATCTATGACCCTGCAAATCCGCTGGCGGATGCCAGCGGGCATTACGACGGGTCCAACGTCAATTTGCTGGTCGAAATTGCGGACGCCCGCGAGGCGCAACGCAGCTACGAGGCAAACCTAAAAATGTTCGATCAGGTGCGACAAATGTCGTCTGCCCTGATGGACCTGCTAAGAAACTAA
- a CDS encoding FlgB family protein, producing MFDSLDIFQTATAMARHAGARQAIVAQNIANADTPGFQAQAIAPFSETYQSTGATQMRTTRSGHVSGSAIGVAQVELAAAGSEPAPNGNTVSLEEELLNSVAISREHDRALAVYRHAMTVLRTTLGRS from the coding sequence ATGTTTGATTCACTGGATATATTCCAGACGGCAACAGCGATGGCGCGCCATGCAGGCGCACGCCAGGCGATTGTTGCGCAAAATATTGCCAATGCCGATACGCCGGGTTTTCAGGCGCAGGCCATTGCACCCTTTTCAGAAACATATCAATCGACGGGCGCCACGCAGATGCGGACGACGCGCAGTGGCCATGTTTCGGGTAGCGCCATCGGTGTGGCACAGGTTGAACTGGCCGCAGCCGGTAGCGAGCCCGCGCCAAATGGCAACACGGTCTCACTGGAAGAAGAGTTGTTGAACTCTGTCGCTATCAGCCGCGAACACGATCGGGCGCTGGCTGTTTATCGCCACGCCATGACAGTGCTGCGTACCACATTAGGCAGGTCATAA
- a CDS encoding DUF1217 domain-containing protein: MTFQPVVPLSGYVGWRFLERTLDNQQQAYSTSQPIMRATDYFRENIADVVTAEQLVSDRQLLSVALGAFGLDDDIDNRFFIQTILEEGTLDDDALANRLADPRYADFARTFGFGDRILARTSLTSFPDEIIARFETRQFERAVGEQNNDLRLAMNVEDGLSDILDRTQSETAQWFSIMGNPPLRNVFQTALGLPTSIASIDLDKQLDVFQERSRSVFGTDKIADFQDPEQQENLIRMFLVRAEAASINTVSGGSAALTLLQSAPSLFG; encoded by the coding sequence ATGACGTTTCAGCCGGTTGTTCCATTGTCTGGATATGTCGGTTGGCGTTTTTTGGAACGTACGCTGGACAACCAGCAACAGGCCTACAGCACTAGCCAGCCTATCATGCGTGCGACGGACTATTTTCGTGAAAATATCGCCGACGTCGTAACCGCGGAACAATTGGTCAGTGATCGGCAGCTGTTATCCGTTGCGCTGGGTGCCTTTGGGCTCGACGACGACATCGACAACCGCTTCTTCATCCAAACCATTCTGGAAGAGGGAACGTTGGATGACGATGCATTGGCAAACCGCCTGGCAGATCCGCGCTATGCTGACTTCGCCCGCACATTTGGTTTTGGGGACCGCATCCTGGCGCGGACCAGTCTGACCAGTTTTCCAGACGAGATCATCGCGCGCTTTGAAACGCGTCAGTTCGAGCGCGCGGTGGGTGAGCAGAACAATGATTTGCGTCTGGCAATGAACGTAGAGGATGGTCTGTCGGACATTCTGGATCGAACCCAAAGCGAGACCGCGCAATGGTTCTCGATCATGGGCAATCCGCCCTTACGAAACGTATTCCAAACCGCCCTTGGGTTGCCGACAAGTATTGCCAGTATTGATTTGGACAAACAGCTGGACGTTTTTCAAGAGCGTTCGAGATCTGTCTTTGGAACCGACAAAATCGCTGATTTTCAGGATCCGGAGCAGCAAGAAAACCTGATACGCATGTTCCTGGTGCGTGCGGAGGCTGCAAGCATCAACACCGTATCCGGCGGCTCGGCGGCGTTGACCCTTCTGCAGTCAGCACCCTCTTTGTTTGGGTAG
- the flbT gene encoding flagellar biosynthesis repressor FlbT, translating into MSGLVLKLNPKERVLVNGAVIENGDRRSRLSILTPNANILRLRDAIRPDEVNTPVRRVCYIAQLVLSGDVAEDDAYHQIMRGIEQLSQALRDDDSRATLDTATEAVGRKDFYRTLKTLRNLLPREARLLAGHQS; encoded by the coding sequence ATGTCGGGCCTGGTTCTGAAGCTTAATCCAAAAGAGCGTGTTTTGGTAAATGGTGCGGTCATCGAGAATGGTGATCGGCGGAGTAGACTATCTATCCTGACACCAAACGCCAATATCCTGAGATTGCGCGATGCCATTCGCCCTGATGAGGTCAACACCCCGGTCCGCCGCGTCTGTTATATCGCGCAGTTGGTCTTGTCCGGCGACGTAGCAGAAGATGATGCGTACCATCAAATCATGCGCGGGATAGAACAGCTAAGCCAAGCCCTGCGAGACGATGACAGTCGGGCAACGTTGGATACGGCGACAGAGGCGGTCGGTCGTAAGGATTTTTATCGCACACTGAAAACACTCCGAAACCTGCTCCCACGCGAGGCGCGGTTGTTGGCAGGTCATCAGTCATGA
- the flaF gene encoding flagellar biosynthesis regulator FlaF produces MNVIEQARQAYAPTQVSVRSERSIEAQLISQITARLRKTSQGAGASYPQMVTALHENRRMWITMAASVADKDNSLPQELRAQLFYLAEFTEHHTRNVIRGTADVGPLIEINTAVIRGLNGREG; encoded by the coding sequence GTGAACGTCATTGAGCAAGCCCGGCAAGCCTATGCCCCGACCCAAGTATCTGTCCGTAGCGAACGTTCCATTGAAGCGCAGCTGATAAGCCAAATCACTGCCCGCTTACGCAAAACATCGCAAGGTGCGGGCGCAAGCTATCCGCAAATGGTGACGGCACTTCATGAAAACCGCCGCATGTGGATCACAATGGCTGCCAGCGTCGCCGACAAGGACAACAGCCTTCCCCAGGAACTCCGCGCGCAGCTATTCTATCTGGCAGAGTTTACGGAACATCACACTCGGAATGTCATTCGTGGTACCGCTGATGTCGGACCACTGATCGAAATCAATACGGCCGTCATACGTGGGTTGAACGGACGGGAGGGCTGA